From a region of the Gossypium raimondii isolate GPD5lz chromosome 10, ASM2569854v1, whole genome shotgun sequence genome:
- the LOC105778260 gene encoding F-box protein SKIP27 — protein MELVSRTSSLKLKHDCMNEKRGESLGLGFVRYTHGLRRKRIGISNEIDDGTKASSLKRRCSKRMMIDGDDNCYEKSALESLPQDIIIKIICGVDHEDLKRLPIVSKSIREAAMVAKQLHFAYSTPTKVKAFKTSIDFDEQSESNDLELEAPNAPQQWRSHRSINKKKLADISIQLFL, from the exons ATGGAATTAGTAAGCCGTACATCTTCACTGAAGTTGAAACATGATTGTATGAATGAAAAAAGAGGAGaaagtttagggttagggttcgTGAGATATACCCATGGATTAAGGAGGAAAAGGATTGGGATATCGAATGAAATTGACGATGGGACCAAAGCTTCATCGTTGAAAAGGCGGTGCAGTAAGAGAATGATGATCGATGGTGATGATAATTGCTATGAAAAATCTGCTCTCGAATCACTTCCACAAGATATTATT ATTAAGATTATTTGTGGTGTGGATCATGAAGATTTGAAGCGGCTTCCTATTGTTTCTAAATCAATCAGAGAAGCT GCTATGGTTGCAAAGCAATTGCATTTTGCATATAGTACACCAACAAAGGTGAAAGCTTTTAAAACATCAATAGATTTCGATGAACAAAGTGAATCAAACGACTTGGAACTTGAAGCTCCAAATGCACCTCAACAATGGAGGTCACACAGGTCAATCAACAAGAAAAAACTTGCAGATATATCAATACAATTGTTTTTGTAA
- the LOC105777976 gene encoding anaphase-promoting complex subunit 4 — METDETPRVLPFQLQFDKPVASQIKIAEWNPEKDLLAMVTEDSKILLHRFNWQRLWTIFPGRCITSLCWRPDGKAIAVGLEDGTISLHDVENGKLLRSLKSHTVAVVSLNWEEDGQVIKDDSVNNSTYEDRTSRFFPPAPRVPRMPGLAPGDTGFMDDSDDSFRELSNSSYQRFNILCSGDKDGSTCFSIFGIFPIGKINIHNLSIPTPYATEPATCRLSHASISKIALSKDLCHLIVMCSGELNHDEVESAERQLGVHGCHCLLLDTSIFWKRKNELHQVAQQASNIEDLIEVIRSSLSVMSKQWSDAMHTFREKFDSLSSLIIDHGLDSSPQEEFLSLLGGARTSPPVHQFLVNSLGESGVKRVSKVVCGAGKELQHVVLDHLQPAAEIIGFRMGELRGLSRWRTRFQGIGLDETLINNATEKSGILLVQVERFMRVLSSMVQQFSNFFNWLLKCIKLLNQEPSDQLLPYNSDLVVIFLKFLYDQDPVKPFLELSEVDIEPDMETLQRVKELVHFGGFSDCDFLRRTLAEEFKQMESSFKEAFLMPFTTISRKMLCKDVLPLFALPSSSASVSVSVPISVTYYKDASTSVSSYQTHEHGFIDYISFQIPGDSSSNIANCIGISRRFMHSLSNSSTEESASLEAVLLSVPDGYHCVDLSLYKEGQIVLLLNETTSASECSGESCMMIVQADDLPFASIPRSGCINTWNLDQLKDSVMHLRLENEKVRNIPHSVVAPLAVSASRGVACVFAARKRALVYILDEDEDDVSDSE, encoded by the exons ATGGAAACCGATGAAACGCCTCGCGTGCTTCCTTTTCAACTTCAGTTCGACAAACCTGTCGCCTCTCAG ATTAAAATCGCGGAATGGAATCCAGAGAAAGATTTACTGGCTATGGTTACTGAGGACTCCAAGATTTTGCTTCATCGGTTCAACTGGCAAAGACTCTGGACGATTTTTCCTG gaAGGTGCATTACATCCTTATGTTGGCGTCCTGATGGTAAAGCGATAGCAGTTGGGCTGGAGGATGGCACAATTTCATTGCACGATGTTGAA AATGGAAAGTTGTTGAGAAGTTTAAAGTCTCACACTGTTGCTGTTGTGTCCCTTAATTGGGAGGAGGATGGACAAGTGATTAAA GATGATTCTGTTAATAATTCAACATACGAGGACCGCACTTCTCGTTTCTTTCCTCCTGCTCCAAGAGTTCCTAGGATGCCTGGGCTGGCACCTGGAGATACTGGCTTCATGGATGATAGTGATGATTCATTTCGTGAGCTTTCAAATTCCTCATACCAACGGTTTAACATTTTATGTAGTGGTGACAAAGATGGAAGCACATGCTTTAGTATATTCGGAATATTTCCGATAGGGAAAATA AACATACACAATTTGTCTATTCCTACTCCGTATGCTACTGAGCCAGCTACATGCAGACTGTCGCATGCTTCAATTTCCAAG ATTGCTTTGTCCAAAGACCTTTGTCATCTGATAGTAATGTGTTCTGGAGAACTTAATCATGATGAGGTTGAATCTGCTGAGAGACAGCTTGGTGTGCATGGTTGTCATTGCTTACTGCTCGATACTTCTATCTTTTGGAAGAG GAAAAATGAACTCCACCAAGTGGCCCAACAAGCTTCTAACATcgaggatttaattgaagttaTTCGATCATCATTATCGGTAATGTCTAAACAATGGTCAGATGCCATGCACACTTTTCGCGAGAAGTTTGATTCTCTATCCAGTTTAATAATTGATCACG GGCTGGACTCATCACCCCAAGAGGAGTTTCTGAGCCTTCTAGGTGGTGCTCGAACTAGCCCACCCGTTCATCAGTTTCTAGTTAACTCTTTGGGTGAATCG GGAGTGAAGCGTGTGTCAAAGGTTGTTTGTGGTGCTGGAAAAGAGCTTCAGCATGTTGTCCTTGATCATCTTCAG CCTGCTGCTGAAATTATTGGATTCAGGATGGGAGAACTTAGAGGTCTTTCTAGATGGCGCACTCGTTTTCAGGGTATTGGCCTGGACGAGACTCTTATCAATAATGCAACAGAAAAATCGGGAATCTTACTAGTGCAAGTTGAGAGATTTATGAGGGTGCTTTCCTCTATGGTACAGCAG ttttcaaatttctttaattGGTTGCTAAAATGCATAAAGCTACTTAATCAAGAGCCAAGTGATCAGCTTCTACCCTATAACAG CGACCTTGTTGTTATATTCTTGAAGTTCTTATATGATCAAGATCCTGTCAAGCCCTTTCTGGAGCTGTCTGAAGTTGATATTGAACCTGATAT GGAAACACTGCAAAGAGTTAAAGAATTGGTTCACTTTGGGGGATTTTCTGATTGTGATTTCCTGAGGAGGACATTAGCTGAGGAATTTAAGCAGATGGAGTCTAG TTTCAAGGAGGCTTTCTTGATGCCTTTTACTACAATTTCAAGGAAGATGCTTTGCAAGGATGTGCTACCACTGTTTGCCCTCCCATCTTCATCTGCATCTGTATCTGTTTCGGTTCCTATTTCAGTAACATACTACAAG GATGCTTCCACATCTGTCTCATCTTACCAGACTCACGAACACGGGTTTATAGATTATATTTCTTTCCAAATCCCCGGTGACTCTTCCTCAAATATTGCTAATTGTATAGGCATATCAAGGAGATTCATGCACAGTTTGAGCAATAGTAGTACTGAGGAATCTGCTTCTTTGGAAGCTGTTTTGCTTTCTGTTCCTGATGGTTATCACTGTGTGGATCTATCTTTATATAAG gAAGGCCAAATTGTTTTGCTATTAAATGAAACAACTTCTGCTTCTGAATGCTCCGGTGAATCTTGTATGATGATCGTCCAAGCTGATGATCTCCCATTCGCATCCATTCCAAGATCAGGTTGTATAAACACCTGGAACCTAGATCAGCTAAAG GACTCTGTTATGCACTTACGACTGGAAAATGAAAAGGTCCGAAATATCCCTCATTCTGTAGTCGCCCCTCTGGCAGTTAGCG CGTCGAGAGGTGTAGCTTGTGTTTTTGCTGCTAGAAAGCGTGCCTTGGTTTACATACtggatgaagatgaagatgatgtTTCGGATAGTGAATGA